One genomic region from Clostridia bacterium encodes:
- the guaA gene encoding glutamine-hydrolyzing GMP synthase, protein MDHQRILILNFGGQYDQLIARRVREAGVYSEVHPHTMDIAAIRAFDPIGIIFTGGPQSVYREGSPHPAEGVFELGIPVLGICYGCQLIAHHLGGKVTEAASDDSREYGKTVTYFDTQCVLFKGLPAESVTWMSHGDYMAEVPAGFALVAHSDKCPNVAVADVRRRFFGVQFHPEVNHTEYGRQMIRNFLYEVCGAVGDWSMQSYAKTAVAAIRQKVGEGKVLLALSGGVDSSVAAALFAEAVGNRLTCVFVDHGLMRMWEGREVRAAFAKWDINFLSIDAEDRFLVALAGVDDPETKRKIIGEQFVRVFEEVGKRIGSVDYLAQGTIYPDVIESGQSNGNADVIKSHHNVGGLPAHVEFKEIIEPLRRLFKDEVRALGRELGLPEYLVSRQPFPGPGLAIRIIGDVTKAKLDMLRQADFIFREEIDRAGLTQSMSQYFAVLTNMRSVGVMGDGRSYDYAIALRSVTTDDFMTADWTRIPYEVLDRASVRIVNEVPHVNRVLYDITSKPPATVEFE, encoded by the coding sequence ATGGATCATCAACGCATTCTCATTCTCAACTTCGGCGGTCAGTACGATCAACTCATTGCGCGCAGGGTGCGCGAGGCGGGCGTATACAGCGAGGTACACCCGCATACGATGGATATAGCGGCCATTCGGGCGTTCGATCCCATCGGCATCATCTTCACGGGCGGGCCGCAAAGCGTCTACCGAGAGGGGTCTCCCCACCCCGCCGAGGGCGTGTTCGAGCTCGGCATTCCCGTTTTGGGCATTTGCTACGGCTGCCAACTCATCGCCCATCACTTGGGCGGCAAAGTCACCGAGGCCGCCTCGGACGACAGCCGCGAGTACGGCAAGACCGTCACCTATTTCGACACCCAATGCGTACTGTTCAAAGGGTTGCCCGCCGAGAGCGTCACTTGGATGAGCCACGGCGACTATATGGCCGAGGTACCCGCGGGCTTCGCGTTGGTGGCCCACAGCGACAAGTGCCCCAACGTGGCCGTCGCCGACGTGCGTCGCCGCTTCTTCGGCGTGCAGTTCCACCCCGAGGTCAACCACACCGAGTACGGGCGGCAGATGATTCGCAACTTCCTCTACGAGGTATGCGGCGCCGTGGGCGATTGGAGTATGCAGAGTTACGCCAAGACCGCCGTCGCCGCCATTCGCCAAAAGGTGGGCGAGGGCAAGGTGCTGTTGGCCTTGTCGGGCGGCGTGGACAGTTCGGTCGCGGCCGCCTTGTTCGCCGAGGCGGTGGGCAATCGGTTGACCTGCGTTTTCGTAGATCACGGCCTTATGCGCATGTGGGAGGGGCGCGAGGTCCGCGCGGCCTTCGCCAAGTGGGACATCAACTTCCTGTCCATCGACGCCGAGGATCGCTTCCTCGTGGCGTTGGCGGGCGTGGACGATCCCGAGACCAAGCGCAAGATCATCGGCGAGCAATTCGTGCGCGTGTTCGAGGAGGTCGGCAAGCGGATCGGCAGCGTGGACTACCTCGCGCAGGGCACCATCTATCCCGACGTCATCGAGTCCGGGCAGTCCAACGGCAACGCCGACGTCATTAAGAGCCACCACAACGTGGGCGGTCTTCCCGCGCACGTGGAGTTTAAGGAGATCATCGAGCCTTTGCGCCGCTTGTTCAAGGACGAAGTGCGCGCGTTGGGGCGCGAGCTAGGGTTGCCCGAGTATCTGGTCAGCCGTCAGCCTTTCCCCGGGCCGGGGTTGGCCATTCGCATCATCGGCGACGTCACCAAGGCCAAGTTGGATATGCTCCGACAAGCCGACTTCATCTTCCGCGAGGAGATAGACCGCGCGGGGCTTACGCAGTCGATGAGCCAATACTTCGCCGTCCTTACCAATATGCGTTCGGTGGGCGTGATGGGCGACGGCCGCAGTTACGACTACGCCATCGCCTTGCGTTCGGTCACCACCGACGACTTTATGACGGCCGATTGGACGCGCATTCCCTACGAGGTGTTGGACCGTGCTTCCGTCCGCATCGTCAACGAAGTTCCGCACGTCAATCGCGTGCTGTATGATATTACGTCGAAGCCCCCCGCCACCGTCGAATTCGAGTGA
- a CDS encoding TrpB-like pyridoxal phosphate-dependent enzyme: MMNNEIPYKIYLEEKDIPQQWLNLRAFMAKKPAPLLNPGTLKPMTAEELSAVFCEELVKQELDETTPYIDIPQEIRDFYKMYRPAPLVRAYCLEKALGTPAKIYYKFEGNNTSGSHKLNSAIAQAYYAKKQGLKGVTTETGAGQWGTALSMACSYFGLDCKVFMVKVSYEQKPFRREVMRTYGANVTPSPSNTTNIGRKILQEFPGTTGSLGCAISEAVEVAVGTEGYRYVLGSVLNQVLLHQSVIGLETKTALDKYGIVPDMIIGCAGGGSNLGGLIAPFMAEKLQGKADYRIIAVEPASCPSFTRGVYAYDFCDTGKVCPLAKMYTLGSSFIPSANHAGGLRYHGMTTTLSELYDQGLMEARAVEQTEVFKAAEQFARVEGILPAPESSHAIRVAIDEAMKCKETGEAKTIVFGLTGTGYFDMVAYQKFNDGEMSDYIPTDEDLAKGRAGLPKVE, from the coding sequence ATTATGAACAACGAAATACCGTATAAAATCTATCTAGAAGAAAAGGATATACCCCAACAATGGCTGAACCTACGGGCGTTTATGGCCAAAAAGCCCGCGCCTTTGCTCAACCCGGGCACGCTGAAACCCATGACGGCCGAGGAATTGTCGGCGGTCTTCTGCGAGGAATTGGTGAAGCAGGAACTGGACGAGACCACGCCCTACATCGACATTCCGCAAGAAATACGCGACTTCTACAAGATGTACCGCCCCGCTCCTTTGGTGCGCGCCTACTGCTTGGAAAAAGCGTTGGGCACGCCCGCCAAAATCTACTATAAGTTCGAGGGCAACAATACTTCGGGTTCGCACAAGTTGAACTCGGCCATCGCCCAAGCCTACTACGCCAAGAAGCAAGGGCTGAAAGGAGTCACCACCGAGACGGGCGCGGGACAATGGGGCACCGCTTTGAGTATGGCGTGTAGTTACTTCGGGCTGGACTGCAAGGTCTTCATGGTGAAGGTGAGCTACGAGCAAAAACCCTTCCGCCGTGAAGTGATGCGCACCTACGGCGCCAACGTGACGCCCTCCCCCTCCAATACGACCAATATCGGCCGCAAGATACTGCAAGAGTTCCCCGGCACGACGGGCTCGCTGGGTTGCGCCATATCCGAGGCCGTGGAAGTGGCCGTGGGCACCGAGGGATACCGCTACGTGCTGGGCAGCGTCCTGAACCAAGTGCTGCTGCACCAATCCGTCATCGGGTTGGAGACCAAGACGGCCTTGGATAAATACGGCATCGTGCCCGATATGATCATCGGTTGCGCGGGCGGCGGCAGCAATTTGGGCGGCCTCATCGCGCCCTTTATGGCGGAGAAACTGCAAGGCAAAGCCGACTACCGCATCATCGCCGTGGAACCCGCCAGCTGTCCTTCCTTTACGCGCGGCGTGTACGCCTACGACTTCTGTGACACGGGCAAGGTGTGCCCCTTGGCCAAGATGTACACCTTGGGCTCGTCCTTTATTCCCTCCGCCAACCACGCGGGCGGCCTACGTTACCACGGCATGACCACCACCTTGTCCGAATTGTACGACCAAGGCTTGATGGAAGCGCGCGCGGTCGAACAGACCGAAGTGTTCAAGGCGGCCGAGCAATTCGCCAGAGTGGAAGGCATCTTGCCCGCGCCCGAAAGTTCGCACGCCATCCGAGTGGCCATCGACGAGGCGATGAAGTGCAAGGAAACGGGCGAAGCCAAGACCATCGTCTTCGGTCTCACCGGCACGGGTTACTTCGATATGGTCGCCTATCAAAAGTTCAACGACGGCGAAATGAGCGACTACATTCCCACCGACGAGGATTTGGCGAAAGGCCGCGCGGGATTGCCGAAAGTCGAGTAG
- a CDS encoding adenylosuccinate lyase, with amino-acid sequence MTTDVYQSPLSGRYAGQEMRELFSADRRYSTWRRLWLSLAKAERALGLPITEAQVAALEAHLTDIDYDLVAAREKEVRHDVMAHVYAYGVAAPEAAGVIHLGATSCYVTDNTDLVLYREGLSLLRKGLVDVIALLSRFADRYKDLPTLGYTHYQPAQLTTVGKRATLWIQDFVSDLDELDFVTANLRFLGCRGTTGTEASFLDLFDGDGAKIDEMNRLIAADFGFAKTYDVCGQTYPRKADSRILGVLSSIAQSAYHMANDVRLLQHDRQVEEPFEKSQIGSSAMAYKRNPMRCERICSLSRYIMTDALNAPLTASVQWMERTLDDSANRRIALPEAFLAADAVLRLVANVSDGLVVNEAVIAKAVETYLPFIATENLMMEAVKKGGDRQAIHEIIRVASMGATAKMKAGEACDLVERLAAEPTFGLTAEEIKAKLCPADYTGRSAEQVTAFLAAIAPITEGVTPKKTDIQV; translated from the coding sequence ATGACGACGGACGTATATCAATCCCCCTTGTCGGGGCGTTACGCAGGGCAGGAAATGCGCGAGTTATTCTCGGCCGACAGGCGCTATTCGACGTGGCGCAGGCTGTGGCTTTCTTTGGCCAAGGCCGAGCGGGCGTTGGGCTTGCCCATCACCGAGGCGCAAGTGGCGGCGCTCGAGGCGCATTTGACGGACATAGACTACGACTTGGTGGCGGCGAGAGAAAAAGAGGTTCGTCACGACGTGATGGCGCACGTCTACGCCTATGGCGTAGCCGCGCCCGAGGCGGCGGGCGTCATTCATTTGGGCGCCACCAGTTGCTACGTCACCGACAATACCGACCTCGTGCTGTACCGCGAGGGACTGTCGTTGTTGCGCAAGGGTTTGGTGGACGTCATCGCCTTGCTCTCGCGCTTTGCCGACCGCTACAAGGATCTGCCCACTTTGGGCTACACGCACTACCAACCCGCCCAGCTCACCACCGTGGGCAAACGCGCGACTTTGTGGATACAGGATTTCGTCTCGGATTTGGATGAGTTGGACTTTGTGACGGCTAATCTCAGGTTTTTGGGCTGTCGCGGCACCACGGGCACCGAGGCCAGTTTTTTGGATTTGTTCGACGGGGACGGCGCCAAGATCGACGAGATGAACAGGCTGATCGCCGCCGACTTCGGGTTCGCCAAAACCTACGACGTATGCGGCCAAACCTATCCGCGCAAGGCGGACAGCCGCATTTTGGGCGTGCTGTCGTCCATCGCGCAGTCGGCCTATCACATGGCCAACGACGTGCGCCTGTTGCAGCACGACAGGCAGGTAGAGGAGCCGTTCGAGAAGAGTCAGATCGGCTCGTCGGCCATGGCCTACAAACGCAACCCCATGCGGTGCGAGCGCATTTGCTCGTTGTCGCGCTATATTATGACGGACGCGCTCAACGCGCCCCTCACCGCTTCCGTGCAATGGATGGAGCGCACTTTGGACGATTCGGCCAACCGCCGCATCGCTTTGCCCGAGGCCTTTTTGGCGGCCGACGCCGTATTGCGGTTGGTGGCCAACGTGTCGGACGGCTTGGTGGTCAACGAGGCGGTCATTGCCAAGGCGGTGGAGACCTATTTGCCCTTTATCGCCACCGAAAACCTCATGATGGAGGCCGTCAAGAAGGGCGGCGACCGTCAAGCGATACACGAGATCATTCGCGTAGCGTCCATGGGTGCCACGGCCAAGATGAAAGCGGGCGAGGCCTGCGATCTCGTCGAGCGTTTGGCGGCCGAGCCTACGTTCGGCCTCACCGCCGAGGAGATTAAGGCCAAACTTTGCCCCGCCGATTATACGGGGCGTTCGGCCGAGCAGGTGACGGCTTTCCTCGCCGCCATCGCGCCCATCACCGAGGGCGTCACCCCCAAAAAGACGGATATACAAGTATAG
- a CDS encoding adenylosuccinate synthase translates to MANCAIVGINWGDEGKGRMVDLLTEHYDVVVRFQGGGNAGHTVINEYGKFALHLLPSGVFRKGVVNILGNGVALDPQNLLTEIRETQSKGVALTPDNLKISDRASLLLPWHRMQDELEEKRLADKKYGSTKQGIAPFYADKYQKKTVLAGELFYPDALRAHLRDLLEWKNLTIEKVYGAEPYTMDMLEAWLRDYCEPIKAYVTDTGAFLKEAQAAGKQILFEAQLGSLRDLDFGIVPYTTSSNTLAAYAPIGSGFPSAKIDKVVGVVKAYSTCVGEGPFVCEMFGAEADALREAGFEYGAKTGRPRRVGPVDVVATRYGVEVQGATEIALTKLDVLSYMDKIPVCAAYKVAGKRVDYFPFPTLLKEAEPIVEYMDGWKTDISGVRSWDELPQAAKDYVLYVEKAIGCPITYVSVGPERDSIVVR, encoded by the coding sequence ATGGCTAATTGTGCAATCGTAGGGATTAATTGGGGCGACGAAGGCAAAGGTCGCATGGTGGATCTGCTCACCGAGCATTACGACGTGGTCGTGCGCTTTCAGGGCGGCGGCAACGCGGGGCATACGGTCATCAACGAATATGGCAAATTCGCCTTGCATTTGTTGCCCTCGGGCGTATTCCGCAAAGGCGTCGTCAACATCCTCGGCAACGGCGTTGCTCTGGACCCCCAAAATCTTCTTACCGAGATACGCGAAACGCAGTCTAAGGGCGTGGCTTTGACGCCCGACAATCTCAAAATCAGCGACCGCGCCTCCCTGTTGCTCCCCTGGCATCGTATGCAGGACGAGTTGGAGGAGAAGCGTCTCGCCGACAAGAAGTACGGCTCCACCAAGCAGGGCATCGCGCCCTTCTACGCCGACAAATACCAAAAGAAGACGGTGTTGGCGGGCGAGCTTTTCTATCCCGACGCCCTGCGCGCGCACTTGCGCGACTTGTTGGAGTGGAAGAATCTCACTATCGAAAAGGTGTACGGCGCGGAGCCGTACACGATGGATATGCTCGAGGCGTGGCTTCGCGACTATTGCGAGCCCATCAAGGCCTACGTCACCGATACGGGTGCCTTTCTCAAAGAGGCGCAGGCGGCGGGCAAGCAGATATTGTTCGAGGCGCAGCTCGGCTCTTTGCGCGACCTGGACTTCGGCATCGTGCCCTACACCACCTCGTCCAACACGTTGGCGGCCTACGCGCCCATCGGTTCGGGGTTCCCCTCGGCCAAGATAGACAAAGTCGTGGGCGTAGTCAAGGCCTATTCCACCTGCGTGGGCGAAGGGCCCTTCGTGTGCGAGATGTTCGGCGCGGAGGCGGACGCTTTGCGCGAGGCGGGCTTCGAGTACGGTGCCAAGACGGGCAGACCCCGCCGAGTGGGCCCCGTGGACGTGGTGGCCACGCGCTACGGCGTAGAGGTGCAGGGCGCCACCGAGATCGCGCTCACCAAGTTGGACGTATTGAGTTATATGGACAAGATTCCCGTATGCGCGGCGTACAAGGTCGCGGGTAAGCGCGTGGACTATTTCCCCTTCCCCACCTTGCTCAAAGAGGCCGAGCCCATTGTGGAGTATATGGACGGGTGGAAGACGGACATTTCGGGCGTGCGCAGTTGGGACGAGTTGCCCCAAGCGGCCAAGGACTACGTCCTCTATGTGGAGAAAGCGATCGGCTGTCCCATCACCTATGTGTCCGTAGGCCCCGAGCGCGACAGCATCGTGGTGCGCTGA